The genomic interval ACGCAGCGGTCGGCGACCCTCCGGGCCTCCGCGAGCGCGCCCGAGACGAGGTCGTCCAGTTCGAGGTTGGCTATCTTCGACTGGCGGCCGTAGGGCGCGTCGAACACCACGGCGTCCACGGAGTCCTCGGGGAACGGGAGGTGGGTCGCGTCGCCCTGCAGGGTCGCCCACTCGCCGGTCGCGCGGTCGTCGTCGTCGAGGTATTCGGCGAGGTTCTCGGCCGCGCCGCGGGCCATCTTGCGCTGGGCGTCGGCCCCGTAGACGGTCGCGCCCACGAGTCCGGCCTCGATGAGGACGCCGCCGGTCCCGCACATCGGGTCGAGCAGGGTCGCGCCCGGTCGCGCGCCCGCGAGGTTGACCAGCGCCCGAGCGAGCAGGGGGTCCATCCCGCCGGGCTGGAAGAAGGGTCTGTCGGTGGGCTTGCGGCTGCCGTAGTCGCGGACGCTCTCGGCTTCGAGCCACCCCAGCGCGCAGGTGTCGTTCGAAAAAATCGCCCGGAGTTCGTGGTCGGGGTCGTCTAAGTCCACCGGAAAGCCCCTGTCCACGAGGACCTGTCCCAGCGCGCGTTCCGCGCGCTGGGTGTCGGTTCCGGCGGTGTCGCGCACGGTTCGGGCCCGAACTGCCACCGTCCCCTCGCGGTCGAGGTCGGCGGCGTCGAGCAGGACGCGCGCGCTCTCGACGCTGGCGTCGGTCCGGCCGACCAGTTCGCTCGCGCGACGGGTGTAGGCGAGGTTCCGAACGCGGTCGGTGATGGCCCCGGCGGTGGCGAGACCGGGCGCGACCACCTCGACGCCGGTCGCGGCGCTCGCGGCCTCCGCGGCGGCGAACCGGTCGTCCTCGCCCCCGAGTTCCAGCGCGTACACGAGTCACCGGACTCCCCCCTCCGTCTTGGGGGTTTCGTCTCGGCGAGGTGGACTCGTCGGTCGCCGTCCCCGGAGACCGCCCGCGGGCGGTCTCCGGGATACATAAAACCCGACGGCGACGTGTCAGGGGAGAGTACCAACCTTTATAAACCTTAAATACGACATTTAAGTCGCACATGACTGACCCAAAGGAGACCATCAACATTGAAAACGTGGTCGCCTCCACCGGTATCGGCCAGGAACTCGACCTCCAGAGCGTGGCGATGGACCTCGAAGGGGCCGACTACGACCCCGAGCAGTTCCCGGGACTCGTCTACCGGACCCAGAATCCCAAGTCGGCGGCGCTCATCTTCCGGTCGGGCAAGATCGTCTGTACGGGCGCCAAGAGCACGGCCGACGTGCACGAGAGCCTCGAAATCGTCTTCGACAAGCTCCGCGAGCTCCAGATCGACGTGAACGAGGACCCCGAGATCGTCGTCCAGAACATCGTGACCTCGGCCGACCTCGGGCGTAACCTCAACCTCAACGCCATCGCCATCGGTCTCGGTCTGGAGAACATCGAGTACGAGCCCGAGCAGTTCCCGGGCCTCGTCTACCGCCTCGACGAACCCGAGGTCGTCGCGTTGCTGTTCGGGTCGGGCAAGCTGGTCATCACCGGCGGCAAGAAGCCCGAGGACGCAGAGCAGGCGGTCGACAAGATCGTCTCGCGGCTCGAAGAGCTGGGCCTGCTGGAGTAGCAGTTCGGTTCAGCCACGACTCGTTTTCGACGATTCCCGAGGACCTTCGATGGCGGTGGCTTTCGCGGCCCCCCGTCGTCTACGCACGAATCCACACAAGATTTAGATTATTAATTTATTTCTAGATTAGTAAGATAACTATATGTATTCGGTGTATGTAGGATAGTCTGCATGTCCGAAGACAACGATATCAATCGACGTTCGGTCCTTCGCGGGTTCGGCGCGGCGGCGATGTCCGTCAGCTTCATCGGCACGGCGACCGCCGAATCGGCCGACTCCGCGGCGACCACCCGGACCGACCCGTTCCGCGAGTTCGCCAGCGACGTCTCGACCGAGGTCGACGAGGGGACCCGTGCCGAACTCGTCGGCCGGTACGACGACCCCGAATCGGTGCGCGAGGAGTTCGCGGCCGCGGCTCCCGTCCTCGACGAACTCGCGGCGCGAGGCCACCTCGAATCCGCCTCGCTGTCGGCGTTCGCTCTCGACGAGGTCGAGACCGACGTGGCGCTCGAACCGTCCGACGCCGCCACCGGCGCGGGCGTCACCGCGGTCGGTCACACCGAGGGCGCGACCGCCCACCTGACCGCGACGACCGAGTTGGCCGACCACCGGGTCGCACTCTACCGGAATCCCGAACTCGACAACACTCACGCGTTCGTCGAGACCGACGACGGCCAACTCGTCGTCCACGACATGGGCGACGACGAGGTCACCACCACCAGCGGCGACTGCGCGTGGGAAGCCGTCAACTGCACCAACGATATCTGTCAGACCGGCGACCCGGCGTCCTGTACCGAGGAGCAACACTACTGCTGTTACGGCCCGAACTACGAGCGCGAGTGCTCGGACGTTCGGTGGGTGTGCGGGTGCACCTGCTAGGGTCGTTGCAGTTCGACCGAACCGCCATTTTTCGCGGTGGGACACCCGTTCGGAGCAGGCGCTCTCGTCGCTCGCGGCTCCCGGGTCTCCCAACCTCGGCTTGGGGTGAATCGGCAGGCACAAGCGCCCCCCGTCCCAACCCCCCGACATGGCGGCTCCCGTCGTTGCACTGATCGGCACGTTCCTGATAGCGGTCCTGTTCTACGCCGTGACCGCGCACATCGCAGCCCGGTACGTCCTCGGTAGCGTCCCTATCGGCCGGGCGCTCGCGGTGGGCGTCGTCCCGGCGGTCGTCTCGTTCGCGTTGCAGGCGTATCACCCGATATACGTCATCCCCCTCGCCGCCGGTGCCGACTTCTTCGCCATCCGGGCGGTCTACCGCCTCCGGTACCGGACCACGGGGCTGGTCGCGCTGGCCCACTACACCGTGAGCGCGATTCTGGGCATCACGATATACAACCTCGTCGCGTTGCTTTCGACCGCGCCGACGTGAACGTTGCTGTTGTACGAGGGACGCCACCCGTACGCTGGTGGGTCCGATGCGCTCTACTACGAGGGCTCAGGAGGCCTGACGGTGAACGTCGTCGGTCCGAAGTGACGTTCGACTACGACGGTCGAAACGGGTTCACTGGGGCGCTCAATCGCGTGATTCCCTCGAATCGGTCGAAATCGTCGTCGAAGCTGTAGATGTACTCGATACTTGTCCGGCGCATGTGCGCCACTGTCATCGCGTCCGAGAGTTCGACTCCCACGGACTGGCGAAAGAGTTCGCGGCCACGAACGAAGTCGCTCTGGGCGAGATAGCGGACTCGAAACCCGGCACTCCGTTCGAGAAACTCCAGCGTAGCAACCGCCGGGTCGTGACCCACGCGCTTCTGAATCGGGCTTAAAATCTCCGACAGCGTGGCGTTGGTTACCCGTCCCCGCGGAAGTTCGCCGTCGTCCATCGACCGAACGATTCGGGTAGCCGAGTCGTGCCACTGGTCTCTCGGCATCCGAAATCCGTACACGACGTTCGCGTCGATGAGGACCTCGCCCATCAATCGACCTCGTAGGCGAGTTCTTCGGTGTCTACGACGGCATCGGTCTCCTCCTCGATGTCGATAGGGTCGAGTTCTTCGGCGACACCGTACCGTTCACGAACGATTTCGCCGAGGAGTCGGCCATCGTTCGTGACGGTCCACCGGAGTCGATTCCCGGGTTCGAGGTCGAGACGCTCCCGGAACTTCGCCGGTACGGTGACCGCGTAGCGCTCGTCCAGTATCGTTTCGGCGTCGTTCGAATCTCCCACGGTCATGTGTCAGATTTGCTCGCTATCACTTAAATAATTACGCGGCAACGTCGAGACGCCCTCGGAATCGCAAAACAGTCGGACTACTCCACCAGTCGCTCGATCTCGGTCACCAGAATCCCGCTCGCACCGACCGCCTTGAGGTCGTTGATGGTCTCGAACACGTCGCGCTCGTCGACGACGGCGTGGACGGCTACCATCCCGTCTTTCTCGCCGCCCTCGCCCTCGACGTTCATCACGGTCGGGCCGCCGAGCCCCGGAATCACGTCCCGGACCTCGTCGAGGCGGTCCTCGGGCGCGTTCATCATCAGGTAGCGCTTGCCGTCGGCCGAGAGGACCGACCGGAGCGCCATCACGACCTGCTCGACCTTCTCGTTCTCGACAACGTCGTCGCGGGCGAACAGGTAGACCGAGCTTTCGAGCACCTCGTCGATGATGGCGAGTCGATTGACCTTCAGCGTCGTCCCGGTGGAGGTGATGTCGATGATGGCGTCGGCCATCTCGACGTGGGGCGTCAGCTCGGTCGCGCCGCTGACCTCCACGATGTCGGGCTCGACGCCCCGTTGCTCGAAGTACCGCCGTGCGACGTTGGGGAACTCGGTGGCGACGGTCCTGCCCGCCACGTCCTCGACCGCCGTGATGTCGCCGTCCTCGGGCGCGGCGAGCACCAGTCGACACCGGCCGAACCCGAGGTCGAGCAGCTCCTCGACGTTACCGGGGTCGGCCTCCCGGACCTGATCGAGGCCCGTGATGCCGACGTCGGCCGCGCCGTCGCTGACGTACTCGGGGATGTCGGCGGCGCGCGCGAACAGCAGAGTGACCTCGGGGTCCACCGTGTCGGCGTACAGCTTTCGGTCGGCACCGTCGACGGCGTGCAGGCCCGCGCTTTCGAGCAGTTCCATCGCCGGGTCGTGGAGTCGGCCCTTGTTCGGGACGGCGATTCTCATGGAGTTGCCTTCTCGTTCCCGGCGGAATTACCTTTCGTCCCGCCGCGATACCCGGTTTCGCCTTCCGACCGAGGGTTCAAGTACGAGAACGGACCCAACCCCGCCCGTGACCTGATTCAGGCCGGAGCGTGCCAGCGGTCGCGCGGCGCGCAACGTTCCGGACGACGCCTCGCGCGCCGCCAGTCAGCCACCCGAACCCCGCGTGTTCCGAGTCCAGCGACCGTCTCGAACGCGCGTTCGATTCCGGCGACCGTCTCGGGCCGGTCGGCGGCGCGCCGCCGACCGGCCCGGACCCAGATTCGGCCCCGAGGCGTTCCCCTCACGCAGGAGAGTCGGAGCTTTGAGGCACCCCGGGGGCGAACGTCCGGCCATGACCACGCTCCAAATCGCGGGCGGGCAGGTCCTCCGCCCCGACATGACCGTCGAGCGCGCCGACGTACTCGTGGACCGAGACGATGGCATCATCCTCGCTGTCGGCGACGACGTTCCCGAAGGCGACGACAGACTGGATGCCGAGGAGTCGCTGGTGATGCCGGGTCTCGTCAACGCCCACACCCACGCCGCGATGACCCTGCTCCGGGGGTACGCCGACGACAAGGAACTCGACGCGTGGCTCGCCGAGGACATCTGGCCGGTCGA from Halorussus salilacus carries:
- a CDS encoding AbrB/MazE/SpoVT family DNA-binding domain-containing protein, whose product is MTVGDSNDAETILDERYAVTVPAKFRERLDLEPGNRLRWTVTNDGRLLGEIVRERYGVAEELDPIDIEEETDAVVDTEELAYEVD
- a CDS encoding DUF7473 family protein, which gives rise to MAAPVVALIGTFLIAVLFYAVTAHIAARYVLGSVPIGRALAVGVVPAVVSFALQAYHPIYVIPLAAGADFFAIRAVYRLRYRTTGLVALAHYTVSAILGITIYNLVALLSTAPT
- a CDS encoding type II toxin-antitoxin system VapC family toxin: MGEVLIDANVVYGFRMPRDQWHDSATRIVRSMDDGELPRGRVTNATLSEILSPIQKRVGHDPAVATLEFLERSAGFRVRYLAQSDFVRGRELFRQSVGVELSDAMTVAHMRRTSIEYIYSFDDDFDRFEGITRLSAPVNPFRPS
- the hisG gene encoding ATP phosphoribosyltransferase codes for the protein MRIAVPNKGRLHDPAMELLESAGLHAVDGADRKLYADTVDPEVTLLFARAADIPEYVSDGAADVGITGLDQVREADPGNVEELLDLGFGRCRLVLAAPEDGDITAVEDVAGRTVATEFPNVARRYFEQRGVEPDIVEVSGATELTPHVEMADAIIDITSTGTTLKVNRLAIIDEVLESSVYLFARDDVVENEKVEQVVMALRSVLSADGKRYLMMNAPEDRLDEVRDVIPGLGGPTVMNVEGEGGEKDGMVAVHAVVDERDVFETINDLKAVGASGILVTEIERLVE
- a CDS encoding methyltransferase domain-containing protein, producing the protein MYALELGGEDDRFAAAEAASAATGVEVVAPGLATAGAITDRVRNLAYTRRASELVGRTDASVESARVLLDAADLDREGTVAVRARTVRDTAGTDTQRAERALGQVLVDRGFPVDLDDPDHELRAIFSNDTCALGWLEAESVRDYGSRKPTDRPFFQPGGMDPLLARALVNLAGARPGATLLDPMCGTGGVLIEAGLVGATVYGADAQRKMARGAAENLAEYLDDDDRATGEWATLQGDATHLPFPEDSVDAVVFDAPYGRQSKIANLELDDLVSGALAEARRVADRCVVVGDRSWAREASAVGWAVEAEFERRVHRSLDRYVVVLD
- a CDS encoding TATA-box-binding protein, giving the protein MTDPKETINIENVVASTGIGQELDLQSVAMDLEGADYDPEQFPGLVYRTQNPKSAALIFRSGKIVCTGAKSTADVHESLEIVFDKLRELQIDVNEDPEIVVQNIVTSADLGRNLNLNAIAIGLGLENIEYEPEQFPGLVYRLDEPEVVALLFGSGKLVITGGKKPEDAEQAVDKIVSRLEELGLLE